Part of the Verrucomicrobiia bacterium genome is shown below.
TTCGCGGAACGGTATTACAACCGGGAACGGCGCCACAGCGCCCTCGGTTACCAGAGCCCGGTGGACTTTGAACTGCAACTAAACTAAAACACCTATGCGCACCGCCCCTCCAAGGTGTCCATCAAACCGGGTGAGGCCCAAGGCTTGGCTTGCATCGCTCCTTTCGACCGGATTTCACGCACCCAATTCAATTTTCCGGTCGAAATCTTTCACCCTCTGCTCGCCTCGTCCTCACACCCGCTCCCACATGACAGGTTCTTCAGGACCGACTAGTTATTGGCTCTGCAAAGTTCACTCGGGCGCAGGCCCGCCTGTTTCAGCAGTTGGCAAGCGCCTCGCCGTTGGCTGCGGTTTTCATTTCGGCGTGCCCAATTTTAACATCGTAGTGCCCGCGATCGGCAACATTGGAACCCCATTATCATTCAATAGCTTTGCCCCGGGTGTGAAACGGTGGTTGCGAACTCTAATTGACGCTCCATCCGGATGCATTGCAGTCGCTCCAGATTTGGTAATTGAGCGGAGCTCTGCTTGAACCCGCTTCCATGCAACGGGGATTTGCACATCAATTGTGCGACACGCAAGCCATGATTCACCAAGACCATTTGCAGTAAGTCGTCCAACATCCAAATAAAGCGACTTCGGATTCTTCTCACCGAACTCTTTCTGAGTCTCAACGGGCAGGTTTGGTGCAAATTCAGTGAACGCAATCCTCCAAAAGGTGCCATTCCTGATTGCTTCCTCTATATGTTTTCCAAACAACTCTACCGCTTGAAAAGGGGGGAAGCTCATTCCAATTACGTGAATGTCGAAACCGAAACTTATTTTGTTGACGAATTCAGCTAGCTCGTCGGGGGTGGCATGAAATTGTATCGAAATGCTGCTCATAAAACTACTTGTCGTAAGGGACGAACGTTGTGGGCAAACCGCCACGATTATTAAGGTCGTCAAGAGCCTTGACCTCTCGCGTTACAGGAGTCCTGTCGGCTTTAGTCTTTCCAACATTGACGCCTTGTCGGCTGCCGCTGGGTGTTTCATACAATATATCAGGACGGCGAGTTTGCTTGTAGCCACCTGGTGTTTTGATGACTGCTTCTGGAAGCCCCTCGCGTTTACCGCCACCAATTATTATATTGCCATCTGCTTCCAGCTTATCTGCTACTTCCTTGATCTTTATGTTATGCGGTCCTTCCAAGCCAACTTTTGGCCCTCGCTTCAGAAATCCTTCTCCCGCTTCCTCGGCCACACCCTTCGCGACCTGCTTCTCGACGATATGCTCGACTTCCTTGGTTGCCAGCTGGGTGACGGGCTTCGACAAGGTTTTGCCGTCCGGCACCAGGTCTGTCACGCCCAAAATCGTCAGCGACACGCCCATTGTGTAGAGCCGGACGGTTTCCCCCGCGCTCATGCTCGGGTCGTAGCTGGCGTCCGCCGCCGCCTGCAAGACTTCGCGCGCCATCACCAGCGTCGGCTTGTCGAGCGGTTTGGATTTTGCCGCCCGGATGCTGTCGCCAAACTTTTCATTCACATAGGCACCTTGAACACCACCTGTGCGCTGGTCGTAAATCAGGCTCGTCAACTGCGGCGCGTGCCCGCTGGGGTCCGTGTATTTCAGCGGGTTGTTCAGCGCGTAGCTGTAACGGTTGAAGCTTTGCGGATTGCTGAGGTCAGGGATCACCGTGTCGGGCTGGATGAAGCGGGCCAGTTGCGGGTCGTAGTAGCGCGCACCGTAGTAGTAGAGGCCGGTGTCCTCATCCAGCACTTGGCTGGTGTAACGCTTGGAAATTGGGAATGCCGTTGTGCTTTCCGTGAAGCGGTCACGCCCAAATGCAGAATACTCGTGATGTTGTATCCGGTTGCCGTTCCGGTCGGTCAGCACGGAGGTCGAGCGCAGATGGTCGGCGTGGTAATACTCGAAGACGTTCGTGCCGGTTTGGTCAAAGGTGCAGACGGTCTGCCCGCCGGCGAGGATGTGGAACAGCACCTGCCCGTTCTTTTCTTCGTAATTATTGCCGATCCAGACTTGGAGGTTCGTGGCGTTCTGTTTCCAGAGGCGAGTGCCGTCGCCTGCGTAGCCGAAGGTGTTCGTCAAGGTCGTGGTCAGCACAAACTGCAGCCGGTTCTCGGCGTCGTAGTCCAGCCGCTGCGTGCCGCGCACCAGCAGGTTGCCGTTGGCATCGTAGGCATAGTTCACGCCGTTGGCGCTTTTCACCGCGTGCGGCAATCGTGTGCCGTAATTGTAGGTGCCTGCTCCCGCCTCCCCGTTCACCGTCAGGTTGCCGATGGCGTCGAAGCTGAAGTTGATCGTCTGACTGACCGCCGGGCGCGTGAGGGACGTGAGGCGGTGCAGGTCGTCATAGACCAGGCTGCTCAAGCTGGCGGCGGCGGTGTTGGTATAGACTGCATCGGTGATGCCCTTGAGATTGGAGACTTTGTCAAACGTGTAGGTCAAATCCTGCTGCTTGGTCGCGCCCTTGTAGGTGAAGACGCGTTTCAACCGTTTCGAGTTGGCGTAGTAATCGTTGGTCGTGCTGACCCCGTTGCCGAAGTTCGCGCCGAGCGACTGGCCGAGCGCGTTGAACCCCCGGGCCGTCCAGAACACCGTGTTGCTCCCGCCGACCTGCTTTACCTGTGAGAGGTTGCCGCCGGCGTCGAACAGGTTCGTGATGGTCGGGCCGCCGTTGGGATAGACCAGGCCGGTGGCGCGGTCGGCGTTGTCATAACTCATCAAGTTGGTGTAGCTCTGGCCGTTCTTCGTGAGGTAGCGCACCGACTTGAGCACGCGGTCACGAATATCGTAGCTGAACTTCGTCCAGCCCTCGGCATCCACGGTGCGGAAAAGCTGGCCCGCATAGACCGTGTAACCGCCATCGCCCAGGTTGCTGTCGTAGGTGTTGGTGACGCCATACTGGAACGCGCCGCCCCGGGCATACACCTCACGACTGCTCAGCCGGCCCAGCGGATCGTTGTAATTGAACCGCACCAACTGCCCCTTGGCATCTTCCTGCTCGCGCAACCGGCCGGCATAATCGCGGCGGTATTGCCACACGCCCAGGTCCGGGTCCGCCAGCGCGACCAACTGGCCGAGGTCGTTGTAGGCGTATTCAATCTTGTTGTTCGCCTGGTCGGTGATGTTCGTGAGCGAACCCGCCAAGTCGAAGCCGAATGTGGTGGTGTAGTTGCCACCGCTGGTGACTTCCACGATTTGGTTGGTGCGCCCGTAGGCGTCCAGCTTGAACTGCTTCACCTTCCCTTCCTCGTCGGTGCGGACCCTCACCCACGGGTCGGTGCCATCCTGATAGGCCAACACCAGCGAGCCGACCGGAGAGGAAGTGGCGTCGCCGCCGGTCAGGTTGGTGCTGGTGAGCAGGCCGGAACTGAACGTGCCGTTGACCGCCGCCGTGACGTTGGTCAGCCGGGCGGCCGCATCGTAACGGCGCAACGTGCCGATCAACGTGCCGCTGGGTTTCGTAAAGTTGGTGCCGCTGCTGAAGTAGGGCAGCGTCTCGAAGCGCACCGCGCCACGTGGGTCATACACCGTGCTGACCACCCGGAAGCCGTTGGTTTCGGCTTCTTCCCGTGCCTGGATGGTCCGGCCCAGGCCATCGAAGTAGGTCCACGATTCGTGGCCGTTCGTGGCATCCACATCGTCCACCTTGCGCACCCGGATGGAGTTGGTGGAGACCCCGCCAGCCAAACCCAGCCGGTAATCGTAACGGGCGATCCATTGGTTGGCTGGGCCGTTGGGCGTGGTGGAAACATCCGTCTCGGCCGGGCGCAGAAAGGCATCGTAGGCGTTGGCCGTTGCCAGGCCTTTGGCATCCGTGGCGTTGAGCAACTGGCCCGAGCGGGGATCATAACTCATCGTGCTCGTGAACGTGCCGCCCGCCGTTTGGGAAACGGGGAAGGTCTGCGTGCCGCTGTCGTAAACCGTCGTGGTGACGATGCCCGCCTCGTTGGTCGCCGCCATCGGGTTGCCATAGCTGTTGTAACCGTAGCTGTTGGTGGTGAAGGAACCCTCACAGATGCGGTCGCGCTGTTGCGTGAGGCTGCCCGTATCACCATCGTAATCGAACTGCGATTCCCGCAGGATGGCGGTTCCCGCCGCATCCGTTGCCAGCCACGTGCGCGACGGTTTGTCGCGGATGTCCGGGTTCGCCAGCGCGGCAAAGGTGGTGAACTGATACACCGCGTCGCTGCCCACGTCGGTGAAGGTTTCCGTCGCCGCATTCACACTGCTGACTTCGCCAAAGTGAACTTGGTTCGTCAGATTGCCGCTGGCCAGGTCGTAGGCGAACTGTTGCGCGGCGGCGCGGTAGTTGTTGGTGCTGCCCGGGTAATCAAGATCCAGCGTCTGACTGACGAAGGCGAAGTGACTGCCGTAACCGAGGTCAGCGTCCTCGACCTTGTTCAGCGTGAGGGCATACAGCTTGCCATCGCTGCCCCACGTCTCGCTGCGGAACGGCATGCCCCGCTTGGCGAGGCTGGCCGCGCTGTCCTCGTATTCGCCGAATGCAGCGTTGTTCCGCCCACCCGACTGGTGGAACCATTGCACGTTGGTCAGGCCCAGCGGATCGGTGACGCTGACCCGGGCGAAGCCGTTGAACTCGCGCCGGGCGGCGTTCCAATAGCCGCCTTCGTAGGCGTAGCTCGTCGTGTTGCTGGCGTTGAGGCCGTCCGACACCGACACGCTGGCCACGGTGTAAAGCGGGAACGGCAGCAACTGGCGGCTGGTGACGCTGTTGGTTTCGCGGTTGTCGGATTGGGTGGAGGGTTTCCAGGCCACGTTGATGACGCCACCGATGCCATTGCTCACCACGCTCAACAAATCCGGCAGCGGACCTTTGCCCAGCTCCACGGCCAGCCGGTTGTAAACCCCCAGCTGGTAGTCCTCCATCACGTGGTCCGGAATGCCATCGCCGTTGATGTCCAGGAGCCGGGCGCCCGGGCCCTCGATGTCCGTCGAGCCGTAGGTCTGGCTGAAGTAAGGCCCATAAATCACCGGGTAAGCGAAGTTGGTGCCGGTGTTGATTTGCACCAGCCAATTCGTGACTCCTTCGCTCCCACCGATGATTTGCCAGTAACGAAAGAGCCGATCCGGCAAGCCATCGCCATTGATGTCGCGATAGACGCGCTCGTCGTGGTCGTTGATTGCGGCCTGCTCTGGGTAGTGAGTGTAGTAACCGTTGTAGTAGCTCGTGATCAAGCCGCCCCAATACACCGGCGGCTCAAAGCCGGCGCCGTTGTTGAATTCCACAACATAACTGGTGTTGGTTGTTGCAAAACCTCCGCCCGAGTTGGTCACATACATGACCCGGTCCGGCAGGCCATCGCCGTTGAGGTCGAGCAACCTTAACGCGGCGGAATTCAGCGTCTTTCCAAGGGAACCCGCAGAATTGTCATACGTGAGCGGCCCCCAGATGTTGGTAGTGGTAAAGCCTGCGCCGGTGTTGAACTGCACCAGATAGTTTGTGAACGGCGCAAATTGCCGCGCCAACACCCGGTCCGGCAGCCCGTCGCCGTTCAGGTCCAGCATCAGCACGTCGTTGCCGTTTTCCACCGAACGCCAGGTCATGGTGCCAGACCCCGGCACCAGGTTGGTGAACACCACATTCGTCCAGCGGGTGGACGAGACGGACAGCCAGTTGGTGCTGTTGTTCAGTTGCACCACCAGGTTGGTGTAGGGATATGAATACGGCGCCCCCGCGCCAGACGAGAGCGATTCCAGCGGGTCCATCACGCGGTCCGGCAGGCTGTCACCGTTGAGGTCGAGCAGCCGCTGAAATGAACCGTTCAGCGCGTCCCAATCCAGGTTGTTGGCGGTCGTGAGATTGTTGATCTGGTCGGTGTAGGTCTGGATGCTCAACGGGCCGAAGGAGACCGGATTGTCAAACCCGCCCCCGTTGTTGTGCTGCACCCAAAAGTTGGTGTAGGGCGGCAGGGTCGGCACCAGCACCCGGTCCGGCAGGCCGTCGCCGTCCATGTCCAGCGTGTCCGCAACCTGGTGCGCGCTCCCGTCGGAGGCGGACACTTTGTAGTAGAGGGTGGGATCACCGCCCGAGGGCAGATTCAGGTTGGTCCAATACGTCAGGGGCTGGAAACCAAAATTTTGCACCGAGTAGGCGAACGAAACGGGCGGAAGGCTCGCAGTGAGGTTTGTGCCGAAGCGCGTGACGGATTTGAGGAGAGTGCGCGTCGTGTTGGTGGACTGCGCGTAGCTGAGGCGGTTGCTCCACACGAGCTGCCCCGCCGCCTTGTGAACCATCGCATCCAACCGGCGGTTCAGTTCCACCCGGTAGCCGGACAGGTAGCTCACCTTCACGTCGCTGCGCGGGCCGAGGATGAAATCCACGGTGTTCGTATTGGCCAACCCACCGGTGTGACCGTTGTAGCTGATGTTCAGCGGATACAGCGTGCCGGCAACGTTGGTGTAGGCGTAGTCCGCAGTGTCGCCCAGCACGCTTTCCACCCGGGCCAGCGCCCAGCGGTAGGTGCCCGTCCACGCGTTGGAAGACCACCCGCTCTTGGCGTTGCTCATCCGGCTGTTGTTCGTCGAGCCGAAGTAGTAGGCATTCCCGCTCTTGTCGGTCACCTGCCACTGGTTCAAATTCGTCAGGAGTTGAAACCGCAGGAACCCGCCCTCGATCTCCGCCCGGTATTCGTTGTTCGTCAACCGGACCAATGACGCCGCCTGCCCGTTCAGCGAAAACACAAAGCCCTTCGCATCGTCATACGCCGTGAGTGGCGCGCCGTTGGTCCAGGCCACCGGCACACCGCGCTTGGTTTCGCGCTGGATGTAGCCCAAATCCAAATCCCAGCCCACGCCGCACCAGCCGTTGTCGGACGCGCTGTTGTAATACAAGGCCAGCGACGGCTGGCTGCCATGCCGACCCGGAGCCAGTTCCAGCGGCACCTGATACCCAAAACGGCCCGTGAACAAATCGGTTTGAAAATTAAGCTGCCCCGAGGGAGCCGGTGCCGGTGCCTTTTGTGAGGCATCGCCGCCCGTATTTTCACCCGTGCGGGTCGTCTGCGCCAAGGCGCACGCTCCCGTCAGCCAAAGAACCAAAAGAATACGTTGCATGGAAAGATTCGCGGATGGCAGTGGAGGAACAGCGTTACGGCACCGGACAGCACGGGATCGCAATCGCACTGAGCGAGGGGACCGAATTGGCCGTCAACGGCGACAGGCCGGCAATGACTTCGTAATAATCCGACAGCCCGTCGCCGTCGCTGTCGGCGTTGTAGGGATCGGTCTGGGAAACGAGCTTTTCGTAGGCGTCGCTAAGCCCGTCGAAGTCGCTGTCGCGTCCAGTTCCCAAAATCAGGCAGGCCGAAAAGGGCGGCAGGTTGGTCATGGTGTAGACGTTGCAATGATAGCCCTGCCCCAGCCATGCCCAGCCGTAGGCCGGGTCGGAGGGCCCGAGCGCCGCCGTGGCGAACACGTCATACACCAGCCCGTCACCGCCGCCGGCAATTTCAAAGGTGGTGGTCGTCGTCTGGTTGGTCCCGCTGCCGCTCAAGGATGCCGTCACGTTGGTCAGCCACACATCGCTGCTGGTGACACAACTGGGCGCGTTGCCCGCCCATTGCAGATAACCCGGCCCGCTGATGGCATTGAACACCGTCGGCCCGGGCGGAACGGTCGGCGCCGACCCAATCGCGGCCATGACGTTGAAGATGTTGATCGCGTAATTTGGACGGAGGTAGTTGTAAGTCGCCGCCGCCGTCCCGGCGTCCAGCGGGAAATCGTAGGTGTAAAGATCATCAAACACGCCGTGCGCCTGCGCCAAACCGTCGGGGTCGCTGCCAATCCCAAAACCGTTGGTCAGCACTTCTGGTCCCGGGAACACCGTCACCCCGGCTCCGCTGGCCGCCAGTTCACCGTCCAGATACAAGGCCGTGTTCGTGGCGGAATAGGTCAGCGTGAGGTTGTGCCACTCGTTGGTCGCCCAATCAATCGGGGCCGAGAGGTAGGCGGTCATTGCGCCATCGCCACTGTTGGTCTGTGCCCCGAAGTAAAGATTCGTGCCGCCGCTGTCCAGATAGAGACTCCACCAGCCGTAGCTGGCGTTGGTGGTGTAGGCCCCGACTTCGATCAGCCGGCCCCATTCCCCCGGGCCGCTGCCATTCTGGTTCGTCGTGGCCGAGGCCCAGTTTGGCGCGAACCACAGCGATACCGTTCCCACAGCCACCGTCAGGTTGGTCGTGCCGTCGCCCTCCTGCACGCGGTAACGCAGCCACGCTGGGTTGGAACTGTCGAGCCACAGCGAATAGCTCCCAAACACATTGCCCAGGAGGGTGCTTTCAAGGTTGGTAAAGGACAGTGGCGTGTCACCCAGATCACTCTCCCACGTGTTCGTGTCGGCGAACGACCAGGAATTGAGGTTCGTGGGAAACGACCAGCCCCCGTCCAACGGCGGCGGCTCCTGCCCGCGCAACAGCCCGGGAAACAGGCTCAGGAGAATCACCATGAACGGGAGAAACCCTCGCTGCCACCGGCTTTCCGGTGATGGGAGTGTTGCCTTTTGCTTCATGACCTTCCTTCTGATGGATGAAAAACACCCTGATGAATTCTGATTCTCCCACGCACTTTACGACGCATGCGCCGTTTCCGTCAAATTTGATTTTCATGAGAAAAGACGAGTGCCAGAAACCAAATACGCCTCGTCGCTCTTAAAAGAGTTAGGCAGCAACATTCGTCGGAAACGAACGTCAAAGGGTATCACTCAACAAGAACTCGCCGAACTGGCCGATCTGAACATCCGAAACATCCAGCGCATTGAAGCGGGGCAGATAGACATAATTTTCAGCACGTTCGCCCGAATCAAAAAGTCGCTAGACTGTTCTTGGGAAGATTTAATCCCACGCGACTGGCATTAGGGCCACCCCTTCTACTCGCTGGTCAATCACGCGCAGTTTCCCCATTCAAGGCATTTCACCGCGCCGCGCCGGTTTGCACGACCGGCGTGGCCCGGTCATGATCCAGACAGCTGCGGACCGCTTTCAACAGCTTCGACACGTCAAACGGCTTGGGCAGGAAATTGACGCCGACAACCAGCTTGTTGGCGTTCTCCATCAGCTCCTGGCTGTAACCACTCGTGTAGAGCACCTTCAAATCGTTGGTGGGCGTCACCAATTGTCTGGCCAGGCTCGCGCCGCTCATGCCGTTCGGCATCACCATGTCGGTGAGCAGGAGATCAATCTTGCGCGGCGCCGCGTTGGCCACCTTGAGCGCCTCGGGACCATCGCCCGCCTGCAACACGTCGTAGCCCTGATCCTGCAACAGCGTGGTGATGAACTCGCGCAACACCGGTTCGTCCTCGACCACCAAAACCGTTTCCTTCGATTTCGGGGAACCGCCCTCCAGGGGCAGCATGAGCGTTTCCTCGATGCGGACCGCGGGCTTGTCGGTGGCTTCCAGCAGGACGTGGAAGGTCGTGCCGTGCCCCGGCCGCGATTCCACATTCACCCAGCCCTCGTGCTGCTTGATGATGCCATACACCGTGGAGAGGCCGAGCCCCGTGCCCTTGCCCGGCGCCTTGGTCGTGTAAAACGGCTCGAAGATGCGCGACAACACCACGGTGTCCATGCCGCAGCCGTTGTCCGCCACGCTCATCTGCACGAACCGGCCGGGCCGCGCGTCCGGGTGCGTTTGCGCGGCTTCCGGTCCCAGAAACACTTCCCGCGTGGTGATGACGAGCTGGCCGCCCTGCGGCATCGCGTCGCGCGCGTTGACCGCCAGGTTGATGATGATTTGGTCGATGCTGTTCTCGTCCGCGAACACGGCGGGCAGACCCGGCGCGCAATCGTATTCCAACCGGATGGTCTCGCCCAGCAGCCGCTTGAGCATCGCCTGCAGCCGCTCGATCGTGCCGTTCAGACAAATCGGCCGCGGCTGAATGACCTGCTTGCGGCTGAACGCCAGCAGCTGTCGCGTCAATGTCGCCGCGCGATCGGCGGCCATCTTGACCTGCGTGAGCGAATGCACAAACGGCTGGTCCGGCGTGACACGCCCCATCATCAGGCTGGCGTGCCCGTGAATGATGGTCAGCAGATTGTTGAAGTCGTGGGCCACACCGGCCGCGAGCTGCCCGATGGCATCCATCTTCTGCGATTGCCGCAACTGGAGTTCAAGCTTGCGTTGTTCGGTGACGTCCTGCATCGCCACCAGCAGGCAGGTTTCCTCCCCCAGCACCACCGGTTCGATGGAGGCCAGCGTTTCCCGCAGTTCGCCGCCGCGCGGCTGGATGCGCAGGGGAAAATCCCGCACCTGGCCCCGGCGCCGCAGCAGGTCCATCGCCCGCTCACTGTCCTCGGGACGCGCGAGCAGTCCCAGCTCGGCCGCGGAATGCCCCACCACCTCGTCGCGGCTCAAGGCCGTCAGTCGGGTGAAGCTCTCATTGACTTCGAGGTAGGTCTGCGTCGCCGCGTGCATGATGGCCATCGGAATGGCGGAAGCCTTGAAGGCCATTTCGAAGCGATGCTCGGAGCCGCGCAGCTCCATTTCCGTCTGTTCCCGGCGCCGGACCTCCGCGCGCAACTGCTCGTTGGAGGCCACGAGCCGGGCGGTTTGTTCCGCCACCATCCGGTTCAGTTCGGCGAGCCGCAGATTGGCCTGCTGCGTGACGGTCCATTTCTTCGTCATCGCGTGTGCCAGTTGCAGCACCTCGATGTTGTCAAAGGGCTTCTTCAGAATGACGAAATTATCCGAATGCCCGAGGCTGCGGACGATGTCCTCCCATTCATGGTCCGAGTAGGCCGTGCAGATGACCACCTGCAAATCCGGGCTGCGGCCCCACAGATGCCGGATGGTCTCGATGCCGTCCCAGCCCGGGGGCATGCGCACGTCCACGAACGCCATCGCGTAAGGCTGCCCCGCCGCGAGCGCCGCCTCCACCCGTTCCAAGCCCTCCTGGCCCTGGTAGGCGGAATCGATCTGGAACACGCCCAGTTGGACCGGCGGCGCCGCCGGGTCGCCAAACAACTTCAGCTCCGCCGCCGCCAGATCCCCGTCGTCGGTAAGCGGGCACAGAATCTTGCGGATGTCGTCGTGAATGGTCGCATTGTCGTCCACGACGAGGATTCGCTGCACCTTGTTTTGACCCAAAAACGACATGCTTCAATTCTTGGTGGAGGCCGCGGGCAGTTCAAGGGTGAAGGTGGCCCCGCATTCCGGCCCGTCGCTGGCGGCGGTCAACGAACCGCCCAGTTCCCCGGCCGCGATGGCGCCGCTGTGCAGCCCGAAGCCGTGCCCGTTGGCGCGGGTGGTGAACCCGTGGGAAAAAATCCGGGTCAGGTTCTCCTTCGGGATGCCCACCCCATTGTCTTCGACCACGATTTTGACGTTGCCCGAACCATTCTGAAGAACTTTCAACCGCATGAATTTCTCCGCCGCCGCGCCCTCGTCCAGGGCCTGCCGCGCGTTGTGGATCAGGTTGGTCAAAATCTGCAGCACCTTGTGTTTGTCCGCCAGCACGGGCGGCACGTCGGCGAAGTCGCGTTCCACGCGGATGGCCTGGCGTTCCAGGCTGGGCAGGTTCATGCGGAGCGCATCCTCGACCAGTTCGGGCGCGGACAAGGGCTCCGTCAGGCCGCCGACCCGTGCGTAGCTCTGTTGCATCGCCACGATTTCCTTCATGTGTTCGATGTTGGTTTTCAACTGCCGCAACTCGCCCTGCCAGTTCTTTTGTTCCGCCGCCAGATGCTGCGTCACCCGGATCAGGAAATCCGGCAGCAGCCGGCCCTTGTCATCTTCCGTGAGAAACACGCCCAGCCGCGGCAGGTTTTGCTCCAGCAGCGTCACGGCCTGCCGGAGTGACGCGATCCGGGACCGGCCGGCCTGATCGTGCAGCAACTGGGCCGACACGCTCACGCTGTTGAGCACGTTGCCCACGTTGTGCAACACGCCTGTGGCCACTTCGGCCATGCCCGCGGCGCGCGAGGCATCCACCAGTTCCTGGTGCAGCCGCTGCAGCTCGGCATCCGCTTCCTTGCGGGCCGTGATGTCCTCCACGCAGCCCTCGAAATACAGGATGCCGCCGCCCGCATCGCGGATGGCCTTCGCGCTCTCGCGCACCGTGATGATTTTGCCGTCGGCCCGCCGCCAGTGGAGCTCGACCTCGTCCACCCGCCCGGTCCGCTCCAGCTGTTCGCGGAACGCCTCACGTTCCGTCGGGAGCAAGCCCACCTGCTGCGCGGCGTAGCCCGCCACCAGTTCCTCAAAGGTTTTGAATCCCAGCATGGCCAGCAACGCCGGGTTGGCCATCAAAAACCCACCCTGTTGTGCCGAACGGTAGAGCCCGATGGTGGCATTCTCGAACAACGAACGGAACCGCTCCTCGCTCTCGCGCAAGGCGGCTTCGATGCGCTGGCGCTGGGCGACTTCCTTGGCCAGCTTCACGCCGGCTTCCATGCGTTCGACCATCAGGTTGAACGCGTCCGCAAGCTGGCCCACCTCCCCGCCCGCGCCCTTTTCGGCGCGCACGGTGTAATCCTGCTTTTCCCACATGACCTTCGCCGAATCGGCCAGCGACCGGATGGGATCGCTGATGACGCGCTGGGCACGGAGGGTCAGCGCATAGCCCAGCCCCATCGCCCCGAGAAAGGCGAAGGCAAACACGGCCATGAAGCTCTTGAACAGACGCAGATAAATCGGCCCG
Proteins encoded:
- a CDS encoding response regulator, whose amino-acid sequence is MSFLGQNKVQRILVVDDNATIHDDIRKILCPLTDDGDLAAAELKLFGDPAAPPVQLGVFQIDSAYQGQEGLERVEAALAAGQPYAMAFVDVRMPPGWDGIETIRHLWGRSPDLQVVICTAYSDHEWEDIVRSLGHSDNFVILKKPFDNIEVLQLAHAMTKKWTVTQQANLRLAELNRMVAEQTARLVASNEQLRAEVRRREQTEMELRGSEHRFEMAFKASAIPMAIMHAATQTYLEVNESFTRLTALSRDEVVGHSAAELGLLARPEDSERAMDLLRRRGQVRDFPLRIQPRGGELRETLASIEPVVLGEETCLLVAMQDVTEQRKLELQLRQSQKMDAIGQLAAGVAHDFNNLLTIIHGHASLMMGRVTPDQPFVHSLTQVKMAADRAATLTRQLLAFSRKQVIQPRPICLNGTIERLQAMLKRLLGETIRLEYDCAPGLPAVFADENSIDQIIINLAVNARDAMPQGGQLVITTREVFLGPEAAQTHPDARPGRFVQMSVADNGCGMDTVVLSRIFEPFYTTKAPGKGTGLGLSTVYGIIKQHEGWVNVESRPGHGTTFHVLLEATDKPAVRIEETLMLPLEGGSPKSKETVLVVEDEPVLREFITTLLQDQGYDVLQAGDGPEALKVANAAPRKIDLLLTDMVMPNGMSGASLARQLVTPTNDLKVLYTSGYSQELMENANKLVVGVNFLPKPFDVSKLLKAVRSCLDHDRATPVVQTGAAR
- a CDS encoding PAS domain S-box protein; this translates as MIGWPNSLQRHGVHRKLVLMLLASCCGTMLVAGIVLFAFLSFALRDSFRRDAAALTEVIAANCAGPVSFGDPAAASEVMHSLRAQEHVVGAVIRLPDGEEFAGIGRVEIVLQQAPPAHPVAAQESRWVSNTYLLLASPIRVGNETIGTFTLVSDFGPIYLRLFKSFMAVFAFAFLGAMGLGYALTLRAQRVISDPIRSLADSAKVMWEKQDYTVRAEKGAGGEVGQLADAFNLMVERMEAGVKLAKEVAQRQRIEAALRESEERFRSLFENATIGLYRSAQQGGFLMANPALLAMLGFKTFEELVAGYAAQQVGLLPTEREAFREQLERTGRVDEVELHWRRADGKIITVRESAKAIRDAGGGILYFEGCVEDITARKEADAELQRLHQELVDASRAAGMAEVATGVLHNVGNVLNSVSVSAQLLHDQAGRSRIASLRQAVTLLEQNLPRLGVFLTEDDKGRLLPDFLIRVTQHLAAEQKNWQGELRQLKTNIEHMKEIVAMQQSYARVGGLTEPLSAPELVEDALRMNLPSLERQAIRVERDFADVPPVLADKHKVLQILTNLIHNARQALDEGAAAEKFMRLKVLQNGSGNVKIVVEDNGVGIPKENLTRIFSHGFTTRANGHGFGLHSGAIAAGELGGSLTAASDGPECGATFTLELPAASTKN